One Glycine max cultivar Williams 82 chromosome 3, Glycine_max_v4.0, whole genome shotgun sequence DNA window includes the following coding sequences:
- the LOC102667118 gene encoding uncharacterized protein gives MISCSIGEVAVGKALIDLGASINLMPLFMCRRLGELEIMPTHMTLQLVDRSITRPYGVIEDVLVKVKHLIFPANFVVIDIEEDADIPLIPGRPFMSTASCVVDMGNRMLQIGIEDQKIIFDLFHEDKEPPNRNVCFKVHVMEERRPEKKVLEVGTLLDPG, from the coding sequence ATGATATCGTGTTCCATTGGTGAGGTTGCTGTTggaaaagctctcatagacttgggagctagtatcaactTAATGCCTCTGTTTATGTGCCGACGACTTGGAGAGCTTGAGATAATGCCTACGCACATGACCCTTCAGTTAGTTGATCGCTCCATCACAAGACcatatggagtgattgaagatgttttggtgaaggtgaaACACCTTATATTTCCAGCTAATTTTGTGGTGATAGACATAGAAGAGGATGCTGATATTCCTCTCATTCCTGGTcgcccattcatgtctactgCAAGTTGTGTAGTAGATATGGGAAATAGGATGTTGCAAATTGGCATAGAAGATCAGAAAATCATCTTTGATCTATTTCATGAAGATAAAGAGCCACCTAATCGGAATGTCTGTTTTAAAGTTCATGTCATGGAGGAAAGAAGACCTGagaagaaggtccttgaagtGGGAACTTTATTGGATCCTGGATAA